Within the Borrelia miyamotoi genome, the region AATTCTTGAGTCTTCTTATTTTGCCTTCTACAATAGAATACTTCAGCTTAAATCCGTGAAAAAGGATATCTTGGACATTTTTGTGAGTGGTTCTAATTCTGATAATTTGTTTTTAAACGAGTTAAAATCTAATATTATTGGTAGAGATTTAAAGGTTTTTGAATTTAAACATTCCGAGATTATTGGTAATGCAGTCTTGGCTTTCTATTATTTAAGAGAGTTTGATAGCTTGAAAAAGGCATTTGAAAAGATTGCTAAATTTAAACAGGTTATATATTTTAATGCTAGTGTTCATAATATTTATTTAGAGAAATATAATAAATATGTCTCTAATTTTAATTTATTTGTTGATAGTTAATATATAAGCGTCTTTAAACTCATTTAAGCCTAATATTTTTTTGAGCTCTAGTTTTGCTTCTGATATGGTTTTGTAAGGTCCAGATCTGATCCTATATATATCTTTATCATTTACTGTTGCCGAGTGAATTCTTGCATTTATTTTATATTTCATTAATTCTTGAATATTGTTATCAGCAGAAATAGGATCTGAGAGTGATGCAAATTGTATGTAGTATTCTTTTTGGGGGTCATATTTATTATCTTTATTTTTAAACTTATTATAGTTTTGTTCTTTTTTGATTTCTTTGTTTGTCTTTGTAATAATTTTTGTTTGGGGTATTTTTTCTTTTGCGTACGTTTTTTTAGTCTCTTGTTGATTTATTATTTGTGGTTTTTGTTTGTTAATAATTTTTTTATTATTGCTATTTATACTGTTACTTAAACTTTTGTCTTGTTTGCTATCTTGTGTGAGGTCAATTATGATTTCGTTTGGCTTGTCGGCTATTGATAAAGTTTCTTCAGGGTTTTCGTTTTCTATAACTTTTTCATCTTTTACTTCTTGTAAAATAATATTTTTACTTGCGATATTAGAGGCTAGGTTTTTATTTGGGAAGAAAATAATTATTCCAAGAAATATAATTGTGCAAACAGCTACAATTGAAGTTAATGCTACTAAAAATCCTTTGCTATTATTTTCATTAAAATCTTGCACTATATTACCCCTTTCATCTTTATTCTAATCTCTTTTTTTAAACACTCATAGCTCTTATTGTTAATTATATTTATTATTTTTGAGTTTAGAATATTTTTTTTTAAAAAAATATCTTCTTGCCACTTAAGCACATTTATAATTAGATTTTCGTCAATGTTGCGGTTTAATTTTATCCTTTTTTTTATTATCTCATCATTTGCTTTTATTATAAATATGTACCCGCAGAACTTTGCAAGATTTAATTTAAAAAGTAGTGCTGCATTAATTATAATTTTATGAGGCGTGCTTTTTAATATGGTTTGTTCTACTTCTTTATATATAATAGGGTGTGTTATTGCTTCTAATTTTTCTAATTTTTCCTTATCTTTAAATACAATATTACGAAGTTTTGCTCTTTCGATTTCATTTTGATTATTTAATATTTCTGTACCAAATGTTTTGACTATTTTGTCTTGTTTGAATTTTAAGGCTATGTGTCCAATTTTATCTACATTTATTTCTTGAAAATTATATTCGCTTCTAATGATTTTTGAAACAGTATCTTTGCCTGTTGATATTTTGCCAGTTATGCCAATTATTGATGTATTTCTCCCCATGATTTTCCAGTCTCAATATTTGCTTTTAGAGGAAGTTTTAAAGGATAGGCATTTTCCATTATCTCTTTGATTATTTTTTTTACTTCTTCACATTCTTGCTCTGGAGATTCAATTAACATTTCATCGTGTACTTGTAAGAGTATTTTTGACTTAAGGTTTTTACTTTTGAATTCGTTATATACTTTTATCATTGCGATTTTCATTATATCAGAGGCACTTCCTTGGATTATACTGTTTATTGCCATTCTTTCAGCATCTGAGCGTTCTGAGCAATTCTGGCTATTAATTTCTTTTATATATCGTCTTCTCTTTAAAAGAGTTTCACTGTATCCATTTTTTCTTACAAAATCTATTTGTTTTGTTATAAAAGTTTTTGTTTTGGAATAAAGATTAAAGTATGAATCGATGAACTTTTGTGCTTCTTCTCTTTTAATTGATAGTTCTTGTGAGAGCCTATAAGCTGACATTTTATAAATTATTCCGAAATTGATTGATTTTGCTATTCTTCTCATAGAAGATGTTACTTTGTCTTCGTTTACTTTAAAAAGTTGAGATGCTGTTTTTTTATGAATGTCTTTTTTATTTTCAAATGCTTCAATGAGTGCTTCATCTTCTGAGAGATGTGCTAATATGACAAGTTCAATTTGTGAATAGTCAGCTGAAATAAAAACATTACCTTTCCCGGGTTTGAAAGCTTTTCTTATTTTACGTCCTTTTTCGTCTTTAATTGGAATATTTTGTAAATTAGGCTTGGTACTTGAAATGCGTCCTGTTGCTGTTTTTGTTTGTATAAAGTTTGTATGTATTTTGTTTGTTTTTTTGTTTATAAATTTTATTAAATTGTCTGTATATGTGCTTTTTAGTTTTACGAGGTGTCTATGTTGTATGATTTTTTCTATAGATTCATGTTGATCTTTTATTCCTTCTAATACTTTAATGTTCGTTGAATTTTTCTTTACATTTTTAGGTATTGTCAGATTTAATTCTTTGAATAAAACTGTATATAGCTGTTTGGTTGAATTTAGATTAAATTTAATGCCTATACTTTTTATTACATCATTCTCAATTAATTTTAATTCTTTATCAAGTTCATGACCATATTGTCTTAAATAATCTTTGTCAAGATAAATTCCATTTTCTTCCATTTCTGTAATGACATTGCTAAATGGCATTTCTATATCCATCATTAGGCTTTCTAAATTTTCTTCTTTGAGTTTTTTTGTAAAAAGTGTAAATAGCCTAAAAGTAATGTCGGCATCCTCAGAAGCGTAATTTGAAACTATATCAAGTGGTATATCTTTCAAAGTGCCTTTTTGTACTACTATGTCTTCGTACCTGATATTTTTATGCATTAAATATTTTTCTGCCAGAAAATCAAGAGATGTTTTTGTATTTGGGTTGATGATATATGCTGCTATTATTGTATCAAAATAGGGAGGAATTATATTAAATCCATGTTTTTTAAGTATTTTGTAATCAAATTTGTAGTTTTGACCAATTAATTTAGGTTTTGTTTTAAAAAATTCATTGAATTTTTGTATTATATATTCTTTTTCAATATATTTTTTTTCTTTAGTTTCTATGGGAATATAATAACTTTCAAGTTCTTTAAATGAAACTGAAATTCCTATTATTTGTGCTTCATGGACGTTAAGAGAAGTTGTTTCTGTGTCTATTGCCACATAACTTGTACTTTTTAGTTTTTCTATTAGTGTGTCAAGTTGTTCTTTTGTTAGTATTGTTTCATATTGGATATTTTCTTCTTGTATTGTCTTAAGAGTATTTGGTGGATATGATGTTTTTTTTAAAACTTCTGTGTCTATTTGATTTAGCTTTGTTGTATTTGTTTCAATGATTGATCTTTGTGTTTGACTTATTATAATATTTCTTTTTCTTAATATATCTTTGTAAGATTTGATTAGGGTTGTTGCAGAGTATTCTTCAAGTAATGAAATAATATCTTCTTTAAGGTTCTCCAGTTTAAATTTTTCAAGTGCTGGCAATTCAAGATCTTCTACAAGACTGATAAGTTCATAACTTAAAAAGGCATTTTTTTTCTCTTTTAATAGGATTTCTTTGTATCTATTATTGATAGAATCTAAATTTTCATATATTCCATTTAATGTTTGAAATTCATTTAATAGCTTAACGGCGCCTTTTTTTCCTATGCCTTTAATACCTGGTATATTATCTGATCTATCTCCAACGATGGACAGGTAACTTTTGATTTGCGATTTATCTATTCCAAATTTTTTCATTACGTAATTATTATCCATTTCGATAAAACTACTATTCTCAATTTTGAATATTTTTGTTTGGCTTGACATAAGTTGTAATAGATCTTTATCCGGGGAGATGATATAAGTTAAGTAATTGTTACTTTCCGCTTTTTTTGAAAAGCTAGCTATAAGATCATCAGCTTCATATCCTTTTATCTCAAACATTGGAATGTTTGCTCTTAGCAGAGCTTCTTTTATCCAATAGATTTGGGGAATTAAATTATCTGGAGGGGCGTCTCTTGTTGCTTTATAGCTTGGGTATTTTTGTTGTCTAAATGTTTGTGTTTCTGAATCAAAAGTTACAATTAAACTTTCTGGATTTTTATCTTTTATTATGAAAAAAAGAGTTTTGAAAAATCCAATAAATGCATTAACATTTTCTCCTTTACTATTTATTAAAGGGTTGTCTTTCATCACATGATAGTTTCTAAATATTATATTTAAAGCATCGATTAGATAAATTTCTTTCATATTTTGACATCTACTGAAATTGAGTTATTGTAACTGAAAAGATTTTTAGGAAATTGTATTTTTGGAATCGTTGTCTTTTGATCAAATAACTCCTTTAAAACTTTGCATGTATTTTGGTATTGAATGCATATTTTTTCTTTTAATAAGTTAGTTTCTGTAATTAATTTTTCAATTTCTTCTTGTATTTGATTTTGTCCTTTGATCCATGAATTTATAGTTATATAATAATTATTGATTGAGTTTACGATTAGAGCTTTTCTAGGATTTGTAATGTTTAATATGTTTACCTCTTTTTTGATTTCTTGATTTTCAAGTTCCAAAATGGTTTTTAGCTCTTTTAGTTCAAGTATTAGATCTTTTAAATATATTTTTAATATTTCGTTAACTGACAATATTAATTCCTAATTTTTTGTTAGTAGTATTATTATTATCTTTTTTAAGTAGTATTTTCCAAGCTGTGTGCAACTTTTTGAGGTGCTTTAAAACTTCTTGAATATTATCCCTATTCTTTTCCAATATAACACTTTCGAGTGCTTTGTTTAAAGAGGAATATATTGATAATAAATTATTTGCAATATCTCCACCATCTGCAAAATTTAATGTAGACATTAGTTCAATAATTATATCTTGTGCATGATAAACTTTTGCATCAGCTTTTGTTTTACTTATTAAGTCTTTGCTTTTATAAAATTCTTTAGCCACTTCTAGATCTTGTATTGCTTTTTCATAAAGCATTACCAATACTGATATAGGATTTGATGTATTGATTTGTGTTTTTTTATATATGTGTTCTTTTGATATCAATAATTTTCTCCTAGTTAAGTTTTTTTATTTGCTCTGCTATTTGATCTTCTTTGAAAGGTTTTGTAATATACCCTTTTGCTCCAAGTTCCAAAGCTTTTGTAATTAGTTCTTGTTTCCCTAGTGCTGTAACCATTAATACATTCATTTTTTTTGCAAGTTTATTGTTAACTTCATTCATTTTTTCAAGAGCTGTAATACCATCCATACCCATCATTGTTATATCAAGAGTTATCAGGTGAATTTCTTCCTGTTTTTCAAATTCTTTAATGGCTTGTATTCCATCTTTTGATTCAAAAAATTCGTTAAATCCTAATTTTTTTAATATCTTGATTAGATTTTTTCTCATAAAAATAGAATCATCAACTACCAATGCCTTTTTATTTGTATTCAAATCTTACCCCTTGTTTAATTATAACATAGCATAATTTCTTAATAGTATATTAAAACTCATTAATATCAATAACTATTTGTAATATATAATAGTCTACTTTGTTATTGTACTTCAGATTTTAATATTAATGAATTTGTTACTCAAGGATTTGATTTAAAAGATTCATATTTTTATTGGCAATTTATGGACTTTTTTTGCGAAAGTTTATGACGTTGCTGAAATTTGTGCTTTTATTTTCACTACTTAACTATAATATTTATTATTGTTATTTACATTATTTTGTTAAAATATATTGTGAATTCTTAATTAGGTTCGATGTCATATTTATGGTCAAAGATATAGAAGATGAAATTTTAAGCTTGAGAAATGTTATCAAAAAATGGAACAAAGAGTATTATGTTGATTTTTCTCCTAGTGTGAATGATTTGATTTATGATAAAGCTCTTTTACGACTTCAGGATTTAGAAAATAAATATCCTGAATATAAAACATTAGATTCTCCCACTCTGAGATTTGGTAGCGATCTTTTAAATAGTTTTGAAGAAGTAGAACATTCTTTTCCTGTATTAAGTTTGGATAAGGCTTATGATATTAAAGCGTTATTATTGTGGATTAAAAAAATACAGCTAGATAGCTCTAGATTAGGGTTTTGTAATGTTATTTCAGTTGAGCCCAAAATTGATGGATGCTCAATTGTTCTTTATTATAAGGATGGTATACTTCAAAGAGCCTTGACTAGGGGAGATGGAAGGGTTGGGAATGATGTTACTGAGAATGTTAGAACAATTAAGAATGTTCCTTTGCGTATTGATCAAAAAGTTGAATTGGCTTTGCGGGGTGAAATTTATATTACTAAAGAAAATTTTTTGAAAATAAATCAAATGTTAAAAAATCCTTATGTT harbors:
- the polA gene encoding DNA polymerase I, translated to MKEIYLIDALNIIFRNYHVMKDNPLINSKGENVNAFIGFFKTLFFIIKDKNPESLIVTFDSETQTFRQQKYPSYKATRDAPPDNLIPQIYWIKEALLRANIPMFEIKGYEADDLIASFSKKAESNNYLTYIISPDKDLLQLMSSQTKIFKIENSSFIEMDNNYVMKKFGIDKSQIKSYLSIVGDRSDNIPGIKGIGKKGAVKLLNEFQTLNGIYENLDSINNRYKEILLKEKKNAFLSYELISLVEDLELPALEKFKLENLKEDIISLLEEYSATTLIKSYKDILRKRNIIISQTQRSIIETNTTKLNQIDTEVLKKTSYPPNTLKTIQEENIQYETILTKEQLDTLIEKLKSTSYVAIDTETTSLNVHEAQIIGISVSFKELESYYIPIETKEKKYIEKEYIIQKFNEFFKTKPKLIGQNYKFDYKILKKHGFNIIPPYFDTIIAAYIINPNTKTSLDFLAEKYLMHKNIRYEDIVVQKGTLKDIPLDIVSNYASEDADITFRLFTLFTKKLKEENLESLMMDIEMPFSNVITEMEENGIYLDKDYLRQYGHELDKELKLIENDVIKSIGIKFNLNSTKQLYTVLFKELNLTIPKNVKKNSTNIKVLEGIKDQHESIEKIIQHRHLVKLKSTYTDNLIKFINKKTNKIHTNFIQTKTATGRISSTKPNLQNIPIKDEKGRKIRKAFKPGKGNVFISADYSQIELVILAHLSEDEALIEAFENKKDIHKKTASQLFKVNEDKVTSSMRRIAKSINFGIIYKMSAYRLSQELSIKREEAQKFIDSYFNLYSKTKTFITKQIDFVRKNGYSETLLKRRRYIKEINSQNCSERSDAERMAINSIIQGSASDIMKIAMIKVYNEFKSKNLKSKILLQVHDEMLIESPEQECEEVKKIIKEIMENAYPLKLPLKANIETGKSWGEIHQ
- a CDS encoding SPOR domain-containing protein; this encodes MQDFNENNSKGFLVALTSIVAVCTIIFLGIIIFFPNKNLASNIASKNIILQEVKDEKVIENENPEETLSIADKPNEIIIDLTQDSKQDKSLSNSINSNNKKIINKQKPQIINQQETKKTYAKEKIPQTKIITKTNKEIKKEQNYNKFKNKDNKYDPQKEYYIQFASLSDPISADNNIQELMKYKINARIHSATVNDKDIYRIRSGPYKTISEAKLELKKILGLNEFKDAYILTINK
- the coaE gene encoding dephospho-CoA kinase (Dephospho-CoA kinase (CoaE) performs the final step in coenzyme A biosynthesis.), which encodes MGRNTSIIGITGKISTGKDTVSKIIRSEYNFQEINVDKIGHIALKFKQDKIVKTFGTEILNNQNEIERAKLRNIVFKDKEKLEKLEAITHPIIYKEVEQTILKSTPHKIIINAALLFKLNLAKFCGYIFIIKANDEIIKKRIKLNRNIDENLIINVLKWQEDIFLKKNILNSKIINIINNKSYECLKKEIRIKMKGVI
- a CDS encoding response regulator: MNTNKKALVVDDSIFMRKNLIKILKKLGFNEFFESKDGIQAIKEFEKQEEIHLITLDITMMGMDGITALEKMNEVNNKLAKKMNVLMVTALGKQELITKALELGAKGYITKPFKEDQIAEQIKKLN
- the fliS gene encoding flagellar export chaperone FliS — protein: MISKEHIYKKTQINTSNPISVLVMLYEKAIQDLEVAKEFYKSKDLISKTKADAKVYHAQDIIIELMSTLNFADGGDIANNLLSIYSSLNKALESVILEKNRDNIQEVLKHLKKLHTAWKILLKKDNNNTTNKKLGINIVS